The genomic interval AGAGTCGCAgaaattcattcattattcaaaGATCCATCATCAATCGAATGTCAAACTCACCTCTGCTTGATTTAGCGATCGAAGAAGATCTGCTTCTTTACGTTCATGTCTGAAAGGAATTAATTCGTGAATTAGATTTATCACTAGGTTTTAGCTTCAGATGTGTTGCGATTCAGATCGAGATTGATTCGCGAGAGTCTAGAAATCTTATGACTTGCGAGGCAATTTTGTCAACAGATTAAAGTCGATGAGTATTTCTACACCACCTGAATATTCTAAGAAGGCTATTGGCCAAAGGTACTCTATCCGGATGACAGACATCGGCCAAAGCTCTGACAACATGTAACTCTGGGTCGAGCAGTAGTTGTTGCAAGGGACTATATTCCTCTGGCGGCATTGCTAAATCGTGTCTGTATCTGTAGAATGAATTCATATTTGTCaatcaaattcaattttcgtggATCAGTTTTACCTCGAATACCATGGAGTCAAAAAAGGTACCTTAAGCGTAAGCGCAGAGCACCCCATTCTCCGATCGGGGTAACTCCCGATAAAGTATACCATTCGTCCATTTCTTCTCCATTTGCCAAACTCCCTAATTCAACTGTCAATTCTGCCACTTCGGTGTCCTTGCTTCTCTTTCCTTTATTGTACAACGTTAGTGAAAAAGATACAACATCAGGTGGCACATctctgtaaaatatttttgtcgaGTATTCAGTTCCATTGAAACCTCAAAGATTCTTCCGAAATAAGAAGACtagatgtacgtataaaaatcaATACACTTACTCTAGTATAAACTCTTCATCCCATAACGGACTGGCTCCAGTTTTAACTTTTGTACGTGCGACTTTCACGTTGTTGAGCGCTACTATGATAAATGGATTTGGTACTAGTTTGTACGGAAGCCTGTGAGCATCAAGAATGTGTAAATGTAAGGAACGTAGTTCTCGTAATCGAGCTACTTTAGGCGCTCTCGTCAATTGAGAAACGCATAAAGGTTTCAATGCATTCACCCAATCAAgggaattttcagaattttgcgCAGCTAAATATGTGATAGTGGCTAAACAGGGTAAAGCTCTCTCCACCAATTGGAAGCAATGTGGTCGGTCGAATACACTTTCGTGAACctgtaaatatttaaaaattgtgTGAAGATTTCTTCACCACTTGTTTGCCTGATAATTaggttttttgaaatattatcgaaactaaaaacaaataattaccTGGTAGAGATAAGCACAGCTCAAATCAATGAGGCCTTTCGGTTTAGTTCTTTTTGGATTATCGTACAAATAGAGATGAGTGTCCGAGGCATCAACCAGCAATACGAAATAAAGAGCCttccatttcttatttttttctgatttcttcTCCAAGTAGCCTTGCATTTTGAttcctttgttctttttcacaCCAGATTGTTCCCGACATTCTCTCAAAGTGGCATAAATTTTCTCTGCATGTTGTACCTCTTTATTCACTCTTACGCTACCATCTGGTTCGGTAACCATAGCTTGTACTAGGGTGTGGCCTTCGACAATTTGTTCTTTCCGATACCTGAAATGTATTAAGTAAATAATGAATGAGATAAATTCAATCTCATTAGATCCATGTTGCTccttggtgaaaaaaaaaatactcgccTATTTATTACAGCATCAAGACATTCAAAGGTTCTTCCACCCATTAGATATCTCACTCCTTTCTTTTCGATCCTGAACCTCTGAATTTGGTTATTTAtatggaaaaatagagaataatCTCCAGGGCTATTATCTGAGGGTCTGACCTGTGCGatgcaattcattttttactcaatATTGTCACTGAAACCTAACACAAGTGCGATTCTGAACAAATGTGAATGTGGAAGTACTAACTAGAAAACTGCCTGGTCCAGCTTTCACTAGCATATCAACAGCTTCACTTTTAGTAACATTCGGATGAAACCATGAAAATACAGTATTTGGATCGATAGAGTCATCTAAATCTTCAACCAGTTCTCTGAAAATCAGTCCTTGTTCGCCAGTTCTATGGGCTGTAACCCATAACCATCCATCGCCCATATCGTTGTGTACGAAGAATATATCACCTTTCTGGAAACTCAGTTCGTCTGTGTCTGGCATTTTTGTGTATGGCAGTATAGCaactattctttttttgtcattaaCGGGCTCAGGCGGAGGTGCCGGATGTATCAAACGCTCTCTTTTCAACAAGTCTGAACAATGCGTATAGTAAGCTACTAAGTCTGACAGGCTGTTAAACTGACGACCTCCTGAAATAATCGATaatcaaaattcaatgaattagaaattatattatcgcaataatacacatatgtcgatttattgaaaatacaaTACAAAACaaagtataaataatttagtCTCTGAGTCAAAAGCATTGTTAGGGAagtcttttttttaaacaccTAAGAATCGTAGAAGGAAAGAACTAAGAAATAAACAATAGAGGATACACCCAACGTCATATGGATACGGTAAATTGTTTTTGTCATATACAGCTGAACTTACCTATGTAGTAGTCACCGCAGACAGCTGTGATTCGAAAATGGTTGATCCCAGTACGTCCTAAGTATGATAAAACATAACTACCAGGTTTTCTGTCGCTTTCGCGAACTAAATAGCTTCCCATCTTGGTTGCATCCCACAATCTCTCTTCTGCAGTGAATCTATCCAGCCGACCATGATACCATCTAAGTGAAaagataattatttgaaaaataatatcttaaGAGATatgcaaaaaatttgtaatttttgggATTCCAGGCTTACTGGTTCTCTGGAGGAGCAGTTAACAGTGTTGTATTTGCACTGTCGGGTTCTTCTGTATCTTGGGGATCATCAGGAATATTCTCAAGGAATGGATCAAAGTCATTTTCCACATTGAGTGTTTCGATTGGACCGCCATCCTCACTTCCTGTACTAGGTGATCCACCCTTACTATTGTGCTCAATCTGAAAAATTCCTGactaatttcaaaattaagaTTCAGTGGTTACTTCcagtaaaatatttcataaacaATGACATATTCATTAGATTGTGACAACGAAAATCGGGATGTCATAATGAAGTTTGCTGAATGGATTGTTATAAGAATTGAGTGGCCTATCACTAGTAATTATAACTGTCAAATGAGCGTTAAAGAGAGACGATACATTAATActgctattttatttcttgaaattagttttaaaaattcgtagatGGCATTGAAGTTACTTAACACGCGTCAAACGTTACTTCGATTTAATTTCAATGTGAGAAATGTTAatatgttgattttcgaacaGAACTGTCATTGTTACAGAGAGCATATCGGCAAATTTTGTTTCAAGTTCAAACAAAAGTGGCATGTCTCGTTCATTACCTTAGCACTGTTGGACACGCTTGGGCCACCCCGCACGAATTCAGCCATTTCAAATTCACATATGCACTTTCAACAAACTTCGATGTATGATTAAAGTAAGTATAATAAACTATGTGTAATTGTGACCACAAATTTTGCCGCAATTATTCAGGACActgataattttatatatataaaatgtatTGACGTTTCTCGGTAGCCATTTTGTTATCATACGGCGCCCATGGACCACCAAATATCCAGAGACTAGAGTGTGTACCAAACTTTAGAGCATTGCTGCACTCGTCCCCTTGGGTGTTGATTTCCAATAACTCTGTTCGACCTTGGAGGTGGTGAAGTGGAGTTACCGACGTTATCGCGTTTATTCAACCGTGGTTTATTCCATTGTTCAATCCGTCTTCGATCGTGATTGTTGCTTCGCGGTTGCACCAGAGATCTCTAGTTGCTCGGTGCTTTGCAATTTCGAAATCTCACGCAACAAAGTCCGCAACAAACACTGGGTCTTAGTGAGTACTCATCGTGCAGCTTAATTTTCTGTGCAGTATAcaacagaaaaatatttgacgttAATTCAACGTTAGATGCTGACATGGAGAAATTTGATGCAAAAGAAATAAGAGATTCAGAGAAAAAACTTATCTCGAATTTCCTTGACGATGAAGGTAAGGTTATTTCTTGAAtgcggtgaaattttgaatgatttggtaatcttattttttcatcttgaaaatttttctgatacAGCACCTCAAGCATTACCAAGCATCGAAGAATTCCACTTGGGGCATTATGGAGAGATCTTAACTAATCAATTCTGTACAGCATACTTGAAGAAATTTGTCAATGATGAAGATCTTGCGGTATCTTTAACCAGGGCTATAGAGCAACAACCTGCTTCtaactttgaaatattatccGTTGGAATTGCGTCCTTGTTACTCTATGTTCAAACTAACTTCACCGGACCAGAAAATACCCCAGACATTGAGTGGCTGTTGGGCAAACGAGAGGAAGCGCTGAAATTATTGAGCCTTGAAGACCAGTGCAATGATAATATGAAGAAGCCTGAGctcttgtatttttcaaaattattgttcTCTGATAAGACATTACAAAACAAGTTCAGAACTACAGTCTGGTGGTTATTCAGGGCTAATTTGATTCATCAGATTGTCTTGGATGAAGCTTCGGCAACTTTGTTCAATGATACAGAGAATTTAATTGAGAGAATTTCTGTTTCCGATATTTTGGAAGATGATTATCTTCAGACATTGTTCCATGTCGAAGCAGtgcagttttatttatatcatgGAAGAGTACAGAACCTCGAGAAGCATGTGGAAATTGCACAACGTTCTGCAAAATTGAACATGCAACTTGTTGGTATGCTTGGTAAGCGTACCAAGTATCAACAAGACGAGAAAGCCCAATTACTGCTGAAAGTATCTGCTGACAAAGACAATTTTCCATTCAGAAAATGCGAAGATTTGCCCGCAGCTTTAGAATTGAATGATGACTTGCGGTTGGAACGTATCCAGTATTCACAAGAAgaggaaataattgaattgggAGCCTTGGAAGAAGCAGTTGTTATGGCAAAATAGTATGTGTagtaaatatttaatattcacCTCAACGTCAACAGTTGATTACTTTTCTATGGAAAATTTCATGACCAAGATCAGTTAAATTCTTGTGTTCAGCATCGGCACGACGTGAATGTTCAGGTGTTAAATATTTGTCAAAATTGATTCACGGTCAATCTTGTTCATTGACCTAGAAAATTCAATCATTTATTATAGCTTCCAGATTCAGAAGTCGCAACCGAAGGATAAACTGGCGGATGAAGAAATTGTGCCTTACCTGAATGTAAGGATAaatgctattttttttaatcaagattaaattttttatctcaaaacTCAGAGTCTGATGAAATATATACGTTTTTTTGTCTCGCTGAACAATCACATTGATTGAGATGAATATCACATTAGAATGTTATAGAGAATTCAAGAAACTGGCCATTGAGGATGTCTTCTTTGTGTCAGCGATGTATGCTGGAATCAAATCACAAACGTACCGTTGAACGATCTATGTCTCAGACAGAATATCTGATTGAGCAAGTGAATTCTTCAAAGCCGTTAGTCTCACACCgtatggatatattttttgccAGTGGTATGAAACCTATATGGCAAGTTAAGCAAATATTAGCAGACCTAATGATCAATCTGGGCATGGTCAAGAGTGCTTTGGACTTGTTTTTGCAGCTACAACTTTGGGAGAGTGTCATTGTTTGCTACACAATTTTAGAACTACGACACAAGGTATGCTCATCCCATTTTTAAGCCTTTACCtgtttattataatttcatccGACTATGTTTTTTTAGGCCGCGGAAATAATTCAACAAGAAATAGACAAGAAACCTACCGTTAAGCTTTGGTGTCTTTTGGGTGATGCGACTCAGGACACACGGTGTTATGAAACTGCGTGGAAAATATCTAATGAAAGAAGCAGTAGAGCTCAACGCCATTGGGGCTTGTACTATTTTGCTAAAcaaaacgtaagaaaaaaaaaaaaatatgcttaACATAATTCTCGTTAGCGCCGTCTAGGATATCAAATAATCAACCTTgatcggtaaaaattttgatagCCGTATTTATTCGTTGCAGTATGCAGAAGCAGTACCGCATTTGAAGTTGTCTGTCGAGTTGAATAATATCCAAGAAAATGTATGGATCAGACTTGGTTTTGCTGCGTTACAAATCGAAGATTGGAAATTAGCTGCCACGGCGTACAGGCATTACTGTGCACTCGAGCAAACGGTTAGTATGCCTGAAAGATGTACAGCCTTTCTCTCATATTGAGTTGTGTTTCTAGAATTTTGAAGCATGGAACAACCTAGCAAAAGCTTATATAAAGCTCGGGGATAAACCGCGGGCTTGGCGTTCTCTTCAGGACGCAGTGAAGTGTAACTATGACAAATGGGAAGTCTGGGATAATTTAATGGTAGTCAGCATAGACTTGGGTCATTTTTCTGAGGTAAAATCAATCGTGGcttattggaaaaattaagaaaacttTGCACAAACCTTGAATATTATCACTTTAGTTATATTAAGGTCTGTAATAGAGGTACATTCTTTGCAGGTAATTCGATGCTACCACCGTATTTTAGAGCTAAAAGCTCAGCATAATGATgtccaaattttgaaaattttgaccaCGGCAATAATCGATGACATAAAAGATGCTGATGGAAATCCTACAAGCAGATTACTCCAGAAAGCATTGGAACTCTTCGGACACCTGACCGCAGCTGTACCCAACAATTCCTCAATTTGGCAGATGTATGCAGAGCTAACTGCCACCAAAAATACAGAAATCGATCATCAAAAAGCAGCTCAATATTTGCAGAGAGCACATCGTACAGCAGTTGCAAATCCAAAGTGGTTCAAGGAAGTGGAAGCAACGACAAATGTGCTTGAATTATGCTCAGATTTGGCAGAATCATATTTGAAATGTGCCAAAGCTGGTTCGCAGTTACAGCAAAAGGCGATGCTGGGAAGCGCAAAGTTATCATTGGTAGGTGTTGTCAAGAAGGTCAAGGAACAGGATTTCGGTGATAATGAAGAAATCAATGAAGGTTTGGCCAAAGTCGAAACTTATTTGAACAAGATtcttgaagaatttcaaaaaataaatgaataatgaaatcaaTGTGTTAACATATATAATCCCTCTGAAAATCCCGCTCTCCAATGAGCTACGGTTCACATCGCACCTCGCGGTAAAAAGTAATTTTTGCTATTGATATCCGTGGTGTTGCCTCTGTTTTAGATTCGACGGAAAAAGTACACGACAGTGGGCAAAAAAAGACGGCCGAAATACACAACAAACATGAGtgcgttaaaaaatttttttttaataaacttcattgagaagaaaatattggtCATAAAACACCAATGTTACAACACATGTGCCATTTGACGAATTATCCAACATAGGAATTTTAGGAAGAGGTCCTAACGTCTAGGAATTTGCTAGAATCCATTCGGCGTGTTTCGCGACGCTGACATATGCAGACGGTGAATTTGAGTTGAGGCTGCAATCCGATCCGTATGACAGGATGCCGACCTGAAATAATACCGATTACGTCTGATCTGGAAACATGCATACAGGTATGTCGATGCATGTACGCATACTTGTAACGTTAACCGTTGGGGGTTGAGTTACAAAAATGTTATGAAAACAATCATAAATAGGGTGTCTATATTTGATCCCCTGCCACGTGTCTTCCAAGTGTGAAACCGAAACTATCAAGGAAATAAAAGCGCTGTTTTTTTAGGTCTTTTTTGTTCGACAGTACGGcgctcttattttttctcttacttacATTATAAATGTGTGAATTACGCTAATTGAATCgtatttttcgcattttgaTTTCTACCGAATGCTTTAAGCCAAGTAAAATATTAGTATCTTGTATTTACCAGAGTGTAAGTATCCCCGTATTTAATTACCAGGGGACTTCCGCTGAAACCGGAACACGGCTCTTTCATACTTCCGGCGCACATTTCTACGGAATAACCGCGACCGATGAAAATTGAGCAATCCTGTTTCGGCAACACTTTCGTTTGTAACCATTGttgtttcgatgatttttctatatgcattcaaaagtcattgttaaatgttgaatttttgttccacACAGCTTGCGAAAACACGTTTCAATTCATGTTGTAAAGGATTTCGTTTCTATATACTATGCATTATTTTCCCGTTCTATTCATTGctatgattttaatttttttacctagTTGATTCGAAGTCTTGCCCCAGCCGACTAGTGTCGGCGATCTTCCAATTAGATTGTAGTTTTCGCTTTGTAAAATACAAATCGACTGCACGGTCACTGCGGATATAACGACAATTGGgtaaatttttgttaaaatATCTGAAATTCGGAACCTACCGGTGAAATCAATTGCTGTTTGTAATCGAATTAAAGCCACGTTATTATCGAAGGACTCTGACCGGAAATCGGGATGCTTTACGACGTAGGAGATGTTGTACTCTCGGGTTGGCAGTCCGCAGAAAAGCGAATTACAGTCTGGATTATTAGCGTCGTCAAACTCGCCCAACAACACAGTTTGTCTGACAattagtaaaaatattttgcaacgTGTTTACAACTTATGCGACAATATTCAGCCGAGATTATAGTCAATTAAATATCAGAGATCGTAAAACCGTTCTGTTTCgcaaaactgaagaaaatatttttctgtcgttcggaaaatgttatctgttacaaaaaaaaaggaaaataatttaccaacatacattttgtaatttttggaTGTAGCAAGGGCGCAAGTACCCGTCGTGATAATCGTTCTATCGTTCAAGATGGCGCCACTGCAAGGGTATTTGGTCTGTCCATTGCCTACGTCTGTAATTTGATGAGGATTAGCAATAAACATCATCTAGAATTCAGGATCATAAGGGTAAGTTTTTCTAAATTGTTTATAAAGCTTTTGAACtatttttttacgtataaaACCAATTCTCGCCACGAAGGGAAACGTTCCAAGGGTCTCCAAATTGCTACGAATTAAACTTTTTCCACAACCCGAATTCGAATTACGATCGGTCACAGAATTTGTATCCCTTGATCCTAAAGAAGTTGACAAAATTGGCGTTAATAAATCGCAACATACTTTTGGCTGAGATCCGACGTACCCACAAACTAGGTTGCGGAATCTGTGAATATAATAGTTGCACATATAAGTATGAATAGGATATAGTTGAAAAAGCCGACTTCTATGAATGTgcacaattattttctctaattACCTGTGAACCGGTAGGGCTTTGCGGTTCATTAGCGATAAAACTTCAGGACATAGATCGATCGGTGtgcattttttatcttcggcACAAAACAaaggattttcaaaatctaatTCGCCTCGTGATTTCTGCGTCAAAATTGAGTCCACCCCAAATAACATCacaaagaaaaatgttgaaaataatttttgatccaTTTTCACCAGGGTAATAATATTATCCTCGTTTGACGGTTTGTGCGAAGAATGAATTTAGCACTGAGGAACAATTTGATGCGTTTTCATCGACGGTAAATCGCGTAATGATGACATATCATTCGCGTGTTTATAAGCTTTTAAAACGAATCGCGTTCGGCAAGGATGATTTCCAGATAATTTCGCTTTTCGtacattacatacatatatgctcACCTTGGTACATCTATTACGGTATAGACTGCGGTGTTATTTTCGTTTCCGGCGGAAACGGCAATGTCATCCTCAAAAACAAATATCTGGCATtaataggtgaaaaaaaactataaaaaattttgcaatggGTGACCACGCGATTTATaatctatatttatacatcaaACCGATATCTCGGTGCTATTTGCGTTTCAAGTGACAccgaaaatttgacgatgTCTTTGTCCGGCTGTTATTATATGCGGTAATCATATTATGACATACATATTACAATCCGATGCTGTAATATACGGTTACACTCGTATTAAATTGCGTGTATTTACATATCTTTACATAAATCTCCGTACATGTTCCTCATCAATTTTGCATTCTTTGCGCGATGTAATATCGACGTTTCGAACGTCAATTGGCGAATTTCAAAACCGCGCCACGGGTCAAggggtgataaaaaatatgtgaatCAGAGTTGAATATTATAAGGTACAAAGTtctcgataaaatttattccctGTCTCTTACGTATGTACAGTTTCCGAACGTTGAATAGAAATAGAACTATTATAAACTCACAGGCAAAAGGTGGAGGTATTTAACTTCGAGTCGCGTAATTATCATGCACAAATCTATACTCGTAAATGCATGAATaattacgtattatatatccaTTGCTATTGAGAAAATTCAGGCACGTTCTCTGACGTGTACCGTTTGCGACGCGGAATCTAACTCAGTTTTGAAGGTCGACTTTTTATCTGGACTGATGTATAATCGATCGTAATTGCGACTCACGAACGCTCTTATTACAAGCTACGTGCTCGGTTTAAGATCACTGATATTGGTGAGGAAATAGAAAGAATTGGAAATTTCTCTCATCTATTTTTTAGAGCAAGTATACGCGGTAGATGAGGAGTTGGAAAAGCGTTTGTCGTTCCATTCAATGGCAGTCTCAACGATCCCGGTGCTTTTGAAATAATCGACAGCTACGATATTAGCAGTATCTGGGAACTCGGTGTTGTACCACGTTGTAACATTTATATTAATGTCTTCGGCCATTTGCCGCAGACCACCAAATCGATCTAAAAGGATATCCCACGTGTTAGGAGTCAATTGTGCCATCGCTGATCTAGGCCTAATCGTCGATGCGCTGAAAggggcattttttttattattaattttaaagTCGAACGAGCCATTATTTGACGCtggagatgaaaatattataccttCGGGCGTTAGTCTCGATGCTGACGAGGTAAAAATAGAGATCAGACATCGTCCTGACGTTACCCCACTGATGAGTAACGCACGGCCAAATCGTGTCGTAAAGAGGTACGACGTTGCTCTCGTCGTAACCGATTATCAGTCGTCTTCCGGAAGCCCAAATTGATTCTAGTGTAGTTGACCATCCGTAGCTTTTTGGCAACAAATAATCAGCGAATTGCTCCTCGAGGTAGGCGACCAGCCGTCTGTGGACGGTTAAGTCGGTCCCGAAACCTGTTTCAATTATAAATCAAGTTCGggaaattcgaggatattCAAGGGTGTGATTTTTAGGGGGGTTTTACCGACCTACAGGGAATTCTTGGACGTCAAATATTACGATTTCGTTCGTGTTATTCAAAAACGTTTTCACGTCGTCGATTACATCCTGCAATTCGACGACCTTTATAACTCCGTGATTTATCCACCACGACGAGTCCGTTCCGCCGTAATATCCAACCCTGATGTCGAGATATCGAACTCCGTAAATGAGTTGAGCCAAAACGGACTCGTCCTGCAATTAATTGCGTCAGTTCGATTCTACAATGATTTTTTATACCGTACAACAACCGTACAACACTCGTACCTGGCAAATGACATATTTGGCGACCAGAGTTTCCGCCGTGGGATCTTCGGTTATGACATAAGAACCCGAGTTGTGAGAACCTGGTAGAAATATGTCGCGAAATCGCTTCGAAGCCAACTCTTCTCGTCTATCGGCCATCCAGTTTGGTCGGGTCTCCAAACAGTTGGTCTTCATGATTTTCTCATCCCGCAACCAAGCAACGTGATATCCTGATATTTCGAACAAGGAATCGTTTGAACCGGCTCGTGTAATTAATGAGAAGGCGAAATCTCACCTAGACATTGTCTTTCGAAAGTCAGACTGGAGACCGGAACGAAATTAGCCTCGATTCCAGTCTTCTGAATTCCGTTCGCACCGATCG from Athalia rosae chromosome 1, iyAthRosa1.1, whole genome shotgun sequence carries:
- the LOC105689055 gene encoding PI-PLC X domain-containing protein 1-like; amino-acid sequence: MRSTVTRILAFTAVLVNAVVSLPTKKETAAITDAQEFEAAHIGLIISPILTADVIREIEVYWSHECFRLGDSIAIYTEDPSEDAEPIFTFKPIGANGIQKTGIEANFVPVSSLTFERQCLGYHVAWLRDEKIMKTNCLETRPNWMADRREELASKRFRDIFLPGSHNSGSYVITEDPTAETLVAKYVICQDESVLAQLIYGVRYLDIRVGYYGGTDSSWWINHGVIKVVELQDVIDDVKTFLNNTNEIVIFDVQEFPVGFGTDLTVHRRLVAYLEEQFADYLLPKSYGWSTTLESIWASGRRLIIGYDESNVVPLYDTIWPCVTHQWGNVRTMSDLYFYLVSIETNARSASTIRPRSAMAQLTPNTWDILLDRFGGLRQMAEDININVTTWYNTEFPDTANIVAVDYFKSTGIVETAIEWNDKRFSNSSSTAYTCSKK